A stretch of Bacteroidales bacterium DNA encodes these proteins:
- a CDS encoding DUF4294 domain-containing protein: protein MPRILLISGLCFLINALAGAQDTLHMEMGGNPVIAIVNNGDTIFTSDLPLEPAVISPAGKRKAETKDLRQYRRLIYNVKKVYPYAKLAGARYAEVIAHRDSLDRKRDQREYIKQVEDEILQKYEAELKELTITQGRILIKLIDRETRYTSYDVVKELRGGFEATFWQTIARLFGSNLKTRFDPEGEDKALNEIMIMIEKGEL from the coding sequence ATGCCAAGAATATTGCTCATATCCGGTTTGTGCTTTCTGATCAATGCCCTGGCGGGGGCACAGGACACGCTGCACATGGAAATGGGCGGTAACCCGGTTATTGCCATTGTGAACAACGGTGATACTATTTTTACATCCGATCTTCCCCTGGAGCCTGCCGTTATTTCACCCGCCGGAAAAAGAAAAGCTGAAACCAAGGATCTGAGGCAGTATCGCCGGCTTATTTACAATGTTAAGAAGGTTTATCCATATGCCAAGCTGGCCGGAGCCCGTTACGCGGAAGTGATCGCCCACCGCGATTCGCTTGACAGAAAGCGCGACCAGCGCGAATATATCAAACAGGTCGAGGATGAAATCCTTCAGAAATATGAAGCGGAGCTCAAGGAGCTGACAATCACCCAGGGCCGCATCCTGATCAAGCTAATTGACCGTGAAACACGGTATACATCCTATGATGTGGTAAAAGAGCTCAGGGGTGGCTTTGAAGCAACCTTCTGGCAGACCATTGCAAGGCTTTTCGGCTCAAACCTTAAAACCCGCTTTGACCCTGAAGGAGAAGACAAAGCTCTGAATGAGATTATGATCATGATTGAGAAGGGGGAGCTTTAA
- a CDS encoding (4Fe-4S)-binding protein: MDKTDRKYTNGEITVFWQPKKCIHATTCYRELIEVFNPRKRPWVNMDGAPTDEIIRVVKLCPTQALTFEYNKVIEKEKEQEAQAAVTEIDAEVRVMEDGPIVLRGNFRIVDTSGNELKHMKIVSLCRCGASNDMPFCDGTHRKIGFTGK, from the coding sequence ATGGACAAGACGGACAGGAAATATACGAACGGTGAGATAACAGTTTTCTGGCAGCCGAAAAAATGCATTCATGCTACAACCTGTTACAGGGAACTAATTGAAGTTTTCAATCCACGTAAGCGACCGTGGGTAAATATGGATGGCGCTCCCACCGACGAAATAATCAGGGTGGTAAAACTATGTCCTACCCAGGCGCTGACTTTTGAATACAACAAGGTAATTGAAAAGGAAAAAGAACAGGAAGCTCAGGCTGCTGTTACAGAGATTGATGCCGAAGTTCGTGTTATGGAAGATGGTCCCATTGTATTGCGGGGTAATTTCAGGATTGTAGATACTTCGGGAAATGAACTGAAGCACATGAAGATTGTATCACTTTGCCGATGCGGGGCATCAAACGATATGCCCTTCTGCGACGGCACTCACCGGAAGATCGGTTTTACAGGTAAATAA
- a CDS encoding CDGSH iron-sulfur domain-containing protein: protein MEEEKSTGNKPTEVNIQRNGPILIKGIFRFRDSSGKITEGEQELYLCRCGGSASKPFCDGTHKRIGVPN, encoded by the coding sequence ATGGAAGAAGAAAAATCAACAGGCAACAAGCCTACCGAAGTCAATATACAACGAAACGGACCCATACTTATAAAAGGCATATTCCGTTTCCGTGATTCATCAGGTAAAATAACCGAAGGCGAACAGGAATTATACCTGTGCCGCTGCGGTGGTTCGGCATCAAAGCCTTTCTGCGACGGAACTCACAAAAGAATCGGCGTACCGAATTAA